The DNA region GACTGCAACGGCGTCGACAAGCTCAAGGGGAAGTGCGCGAGGCAGTGACCTTCCCGCCCCGTTTCGTATCTTGATCTTCGATTCCCCGGGGCCGAGGCCCCGGTCCCGGGGGGTCGGAGACGACGATGGAAATGACGATCACGATGCCCGGGGCCGGCCGCGTCGAGGCCCACTTCGGCGGCCTGACGGTCACGACCGACCAGGACGGCACCGCCCCCAACCCCTTCGCGCTGTTCCTCGCCTCGATCGGGACCTGCGCGGGGATCTACGTCGCGCGGTTCTGCCAGGGGCGCGGCCTTCCCCACGACCGCATCCGCATCCTCCAGAGGGTGGAAGCCGACCCGGCGACCGGCCTCGTCGGCAGGATCGTGCTCGACATCGAGCTCCCCGCGGACTTCCCCGAGAAGTACCGCGATGCGGTGATCCGCGCGGCGGACCAGTGCAAGGTCAAGAAGCACCTCGACGCGCCGCCGGTGATCGAGTTGTATGCCGTGGGTGCCGCAGTCTGACGCGAGGCGCAACCTCCCGTCCCGGGTTATCCTCCCCGGACGCATGAGGGGCCTTCTTCTCGCACTGCTCCTGCTCGCGACGCCGGCCGCGGCGGCGGACACGCTCGACGGTCCGATGGTGGACCGTCGCACCCCGACCGTGCGCGCGCGTTTCGCGTGGCCGCAGCAGGCCGCGTTCGCAGCGGGCGTCGTCTTCCACCGGCAGCCCGAGCGGATCACCTGCGAAACGGTCTGCCAGATCCGCGGCTGGCATCTCCAGGGGGAGGCCGGGATCGCCGGCGGGCAACTCGCCTTCGGCTGGACGAAGCTCGTCGGCCAGCACGGCCCCCGCTTCGACGTCCTCTCGCGCCCGTACATGGCCTTCGCCGTCCGCGCGGCGCTGCTGCGGACCTGGGGGAGCTCCACGCTCGCGCCGAAAGAGCGCTCGTTCGCGGGGGTCGAAGGAGCTTGGAGCGTCGCGAGGATCAGCCTGGCGCTTTCGGTGATGCGCGATCTCGACGACGACCGGGTCGGGTCCCGGTGGCTCGTCGGCGGAGGGCTCGGATGGGGGTTCTGACCCGCCTCGCCGGCGCGGTCGTCGTCGCGGGGCTCGCCGCGGGGGCGGCGCACGCCCTCGAGTCGGACGGGTTCTGGGCGTGGGGGAGGCCGCTCGAGGATTCCTCCGAGGCGATCAACGCGAGGGTGAACGCCGACCTCCGGGCGGTCGCCGACGAGGCGAACGAAGCGACGCCGGGGAAACTCGACTGCACGACGCTCGAGCGGCGCTTCATGCGACGGATGCGATTCCCGTCGTTCCAGACCGTCGAGGTCTGGGCGATGGGCTCTCCCCTCGTCGACAGGACC from Candidatus Polarisedimenticolaceae bacterium includes:
- a CDS encoding OsmC family protein, which codes for MEMTITMPGAGRVEAHFGGLTVTTDQDGTAPNPFALFLASIGTCAGIYVARFCQGRGLPHDRIRILQRVEADPATGLVGRIVLDIELPADFPEKYRDAVIRAADQCKVKKHLDAPPVIELYAVGAAV